The window TAACAATATAAACGATGCCAATGCGGCTATTGAGCTTGTTAAGGAATTTGACGGTCCAGCTGTTGTGGCTTTAAAACATGCCAATCCCTGCGGTGTGGGTATAGCTGATAATATATTTGAGGCTTATATGAAGGCCTATGAATGCGATCCTGTTTCTATCTTCGGAGGCATAGTAGCATTAAACCGTAAAGTTGATTACAGAACAGCAGAAAAGATGCACGAGCTATTTTTGGAGATAATTGTGGCACCAGATTATGATGATGATGCTCTTAATATTCTGAAGAAAAAGAAAAACGTGAGAATACTCAAGCTGGATATGAGCAGGCCAGAAACGTCACGGTTTGATATGAAAAAAGTAAATGGTGGATTGCTGGTACAGGATATGGATACGGTAAACCTTGATATGGATCAGCTTAAGGTTGTTACAAATAGAAAACCTACGGAGAAGGAAATGGAAGACCTACTCTTTAGCTGGAAGGTTGTAAAGTATGTCAAGTCTAATGCGATTGTGCTGGCAAAGGATGGGCAGACTGTAGGAATAGGGCCGGGACAGGTAAGCAGGATATGGGCAGCTGAAAATGCTATAAGGCAGGCGGGAGAAAAGTCCAAGGGTTCTGTAATGGCATCTGATGCGTTTTTCCCATTTTCTGATGTGGTGGAAGCTGCTGCAAAAGCTGGGGTTACTGCAATAATTCAACCAGGAGGGTCTATAAGGGATGAGGAGTCCATTGAAGCTGCCAATAAATACGGTATTGCTATGGTGTTCACAGGTATCAGACATTTCAGACACTAAGGAGGTTTTATGATGAAAGTATTAGTCGTTGGAGGCGGTGGCCGGGAACACGCTATTGCCTGGAAAGTAGCGCAGAGCCCCAGGGTAGATAAAATATATTGTGCTCCTGGTAACGCTGGAATAGCCCGTATTGCTCAGTGTGTGGATATACCTGCAGATGCTGTAGATGAATTGGCGGACTTTGCACAAGAAAATGCCGTAGATTTGACAGTAGTAGGTCCTGAGGTCCCTCTTATGAAGGGTATCGTTGATGTATTTGTAAAGCGTGGTCTCAGGATATTTGGACCTTCTAGAGATGCAGCAGTTATAGAGGGGAGCAAGTACTTTGCAAAGTTGCTACTGCAAAAGTATAATATCCCTACGGCTAGATTTAAAGCATTTGACAATTATGAAGAAGCCGTAAAATATCTGGACGATATTCAGTACCCTACGGTGATTAAAACCGACGGGCTGGCACAGGGTAAAGGCGTTATCATAGCTGATGATAGAGAAGAAGCTCAAAAGGCTCTTGAAGATATAATGTTAAAGAGGATTTTTGGCAAATCAGGTGATACCGTCATAATTGAGGAATTTTTAGAAGGCAGAGAGGCTTCTGTGCTGGCTTTTACCGATGGGAAGACGGTGATTCCCATGGTGAGCGCTATGGATTACAAGAGGATATACGATGGCGATATGGGGCCTAATACCGGTGGCATGGGCAACATAGCGCCCAACCCTTATTACAGCGATGAAATAAATACAGATGTGATGGAGAAGATCTTAAAACCTGTTATAAAGGCTTTAGATATGGAGGGTAGGAAATATAAAGGGGTGCTATATGCAGGCCTTATGCTGACAGAGGACGGGCCTAAGGTGCTGGAATTTAATGCTCGTTTTGGAGATCCTGAAACCCAGGTCATATTACCGCTTTTAGATACCGATATTGTTGATATCATGGATGCAGTTATCGAAGAGAGGTTGAATAGTATACAGGTTAAATGGCTGGATAAAACTGCTATATGTGTTGTCGCAGCTTCGGGTGGCTATCCTGGTAAATATCAGACAGGTTTTGAGATAAGTGGGCTTGACGAGGTAGATGATGATGTGATGGTATTTCATGCCGGGACAAAAGCGGATGGTGATAAGGT of the Caldanaerobius fijiensis DSM 17918 genome contains:
- the purH gene encoding bifunctional phosphoribosylaminoimidazolecarboxamide formyltransferase/IMP cyclohydrolase — encoded protein: MIKRALISVSNKEGIIDFARELAGMGVEIISTGGTAKALKESGINVINISDVTGFPEIMDGRVKTLHPNIHGGLLAVRDNPDHMAQIEKLGIKPIDMVVVNLYPFKETVLKEGVTLEEAIENIDIGGPSMLRAAAKNYKYVVVIVDPEDYKTVLEELKTTGDVSYQTRFRLAAKVFIHTSHYDTLIADYMKKQVGYEKYPEILTLTFEKVQDLRYGENPHQSAAFYREIGNKSSNIVNAVQLHGKELSFNNINDANAAIELVKEFDGPAVVALKHANPCGVGIADNIFEAYMKAYECDPVSIFGGIVALNRKVDYRTAEKMHELFLEIIVAPDYDDDALNILKKKKNVRILKLDMSRPETSRFDMKKVNGGLLVQDMDTVNLDMDQLKVVTNRKPTEKEMEDLLFSWKVVKYVKSNAIVLAKDGQTVGIGPGQVSRIWAAENAIRQAGEKSKGSVMASDAFFPFSDVVEAAAKAGVTAIIQPGGSIRDEESIEAANKYGIAMVFTGIRHFRH
- the purD gene encoding phosphoribosylamine--glycine ligase: MKVLVVGGGGREHAIAWKVAQSPRVDKIYCAPGNAGIARIAQCVDIPADAVDELADFAQENAVDLTVVGPEVPLMKGIVDVFVKRGLRIFGPSRDAAVIEGSKYFAKLLLQKYNIPTARFKAFDNYEEAVKYLDDIQYPTVIKTDGLAQGKGVIIADDREEAQKALEDIMLKRIFGKSGDTVIIEEFLEGREASVLAFTDGKTVIPMVSAMDYKRIYDGDMGPNTGGMGNIAPNPYYSDEINTDVMEKILKPVIKALDMEGRKYKGVLYAGLMLTEDGPKVLEFNARFGDPETQVILPLLDTDIVDIMDAVIEERLNSIQVKWLDKTAICVVAASGGYPGKYQTGFEISGLDEVDDDVMVFHAGTKADGDKVLTAGGRVLAVTAIGDTLLEARAKAYDNIDRIDFKGIQYRRDIGKVKV